A window of the Vespa velutina chromosome 7, iVesVel2.1, whole genome shotgun sequence genome harbors these coding sequences:
- the LOC124950563 gene encoding uncharacterized protein LOC124950563 → MNYFRSLTLKMSQDNLNNIIVAFIFLAVHANCIPKYDDRGFIPSSIAYMEKIGKAQDQVAMPSQAEIRTDTSMKHEETTINDISDRNQEARFGFTNIGSSGSGYAISPYAPAKIDLGGLLLGAIIGVGSILIIPKLLYVLSGTYGNYARSEENGFAQSMTKLDDALARHGIDTTSCMQRAVCTYSQQAAAAVKVADEENEDEKISSFDRMIDAITTNQVFRTAMQGTAIQEAVEAGHSGKNCSYSYPHCGFSLETMLSLLSNIITAISTANARAASSTTSPLL, encoded by the exons atgaattatttcagaTCATTAACCCTCAAG aTGTCAcaagataatttaaataatatcatagtGGCCTTCATATTTTTGGCGGTCCATGCGAATTGTATTCCCAAATATGACGACCGAGG TTTTATACCAAGTTCGATAGCTTACATGGAAAAAATTGGTAAGGCACAGGATCAAGTGGCAATGCCATCCCAAGCCGAAATTCGGACTGATACATCAATGAAACACGAGGAAACTACGATCAATGATATCTCGGATCGTAATCAAGAAGCACGCTTTGGTTTCACTAATATTGGGAGTTCTGGTTCT GGTTACGCTATATCACCTTATGCTCCAGCAAAAATAGATTTGGGTGGACTTCTCTTAGGTGCTATTATAGGAGTCGGTTCCATTCTCATCAttccaaaattattatacgttcTATCGGGTACCTACGGAAATTATGCGAGAa GCGAAGAAAATGGTTTCGCACAATCGATGACAAAATTGGACGACGCATTGGCTCGTCACGGTATAGATACAACATCTTGTATGCAACGAGCTGTTTGTACTTATTCTCAACAAGCTGCTGCAGCTGTAAAAGTAGCCGACGAGGAGAACGAGGATGAAAAGATATCTTCTTTCGATAGAATGATAGATGCGATAACTACCAATCAAGTTTTTCGAACAGCCATGCAAGGGACGGCGATACAAGAGGCAGTAGAAGCAGGTCATTCTGGTAAAAATTGTTCATATTCTTATCCCCATTGTGGTTTCTCTTTGGAAACAATGCTATCGCTCTTATCAAACATTATAACGGCTATATCGACGGCGAATGCACGAGCTGCGTCATCTACAACATCTCCGTTGCTATAA
- the LOC124950566 gene encoding uncharacterized protein LOC124950566, with protein MATDVEESDTDDHERPAPPKRQRTRCIKVDENYWETDKTSCNSKHTIQETENVEHEEVERREKLRRWQACQVAKGFVDNTINKMLENFIMPSESYSVEDPEFRVFRGNDMENTAVMMAIRNHGLVQSTELVSQSDTFYNNGVPGYWTNNDYTNVSCCPSSHMQDTGDFSNSIAASSANSLKLHDPVEIPRYNESTWDVGKIGDNDQQEDFLERAVAEAIKKKGLSALSVDYG; from the exons atGGCGACAGATGTCGAGGAATCAGATACCGATGATCATGAAAGACCAGCTCCGCCAAAACGACAACGTACACGATGCATTAAAgtcgatgaaaattattgGGAAAcg GATAAAACATCATGCAACAGCAAACATACAATACAAGAGACAGAAAATGTCGAGCATGAAGAAGTTGAAAGACGAGAGAAATTAAGGCGATGGCAAGCCTGCCAAGTGGCAAAAGGATTTGTAGACaatactattaataaaatgcTGGAAAACTTTATCATGCCATCTGAATCCTATTCTGTGGAAGATCCAGAATTTCGTGTATTTAGGGGAAATGATATGGAAAATACAGCTGTAATGATGGCAATTCGTAATCACGGTTTGGTTCAATCAACAGAACTCGTTTCTCAATCTGATACTTTCTATAATAATGGGGTACCTGGCTATTGGactaataatgattatacaaATGTATCGTGTTGTCCATCCAGTCATATGCAAGATACAGGAGATTTTTCTAATTCCATAGCTGCATCATCAGcaaattctttgaaattacATGATCCTGTAGAGATACCACGTTATAATGAGTCAACTTGGGATGTTGGTAAAATAGGGGATAATGATCAACAAGAAGATTTCTTAGAGCGAGCTGTAGCAGAAGCTATCAAGAAAAAAGGCTTAAGTGCTCTGAGTGTAGATTACGGatga
- the LOC124950559 gene encoding ATP-binding cassette sub-family F member 3 isoform X3: MLKGNTEEGQVERRKNGVNKVLNAPVHLGAMAATLEAQVEQIKSIWVTTRDDAMKVDAKKLEKAEAKLQQKQEKRVINELGIAGRTNNINQATESASASQMTSKKDSRMETKGGVNKTQDIRIENFDVAYGDRVLLQGADLTLAFGRRYGLIGRNGLGKTTLLRMISSKQLRIPSHVRVLHVEQEVAGDDTSALESVLGCDQERSTLLSRETELQAAIEKDGGKTSDALGEELARIYEAMQLAEVDKAPAKASAILSGLGFSVERQSWPTKAFSGGWRMRLALARALFSRPDLLLLDEPTNMLDIKAILWLEKYLQSWPTTLLVVSHDRNFLDTVPTDILYLRGQKIEAYRGNYEQFSKTKGERERNQQREYEAQQAKRAHVQEFIDRFRYNANRASSVQSKIKMLEKLPELKPMEKEGEVTLRFPDVEPLSPPILQLNEVSFRYETGNDNSYVFTGVNLTASLQSRICIVGENGAGKTTLLKIITNALSPTRGTVHVHRNLKFGYFSQHHVDQLDMRVCPVELLQNHFPGKPIEEYRRMLGSFGISGDLALQTINSLSGGQKSRVAFALMCAAMPNFLVLDEPTNHLDIESIEALGKALNSCQAGVILVSHDERLIRMVCTELWVCGEGSVRCIEGGFDEYRRIIERELEV, from the exons ATGTTAAAAGGTAATACCGAAGAAGGACAAgttgaaaggagaaaaaatggTGTAAATAAAGTATTAAATGCTCCTGTTCATCTAGGAGCAATGGCTGCTACTTTGGAAGCACAAGTAGAacaaattaaaagtatatgGGTGACAACAAGGGACGATGCTatg AAAGTGGATgctaaaaaattagaaaaagcaGAGGCTAAGTTACAacagaaacaagaaaaaagagttaTAAATGAATTGGGTATAGCAGGCCGTACAAACAACATAAACCAAGCTACAGAATCTGCAAGTGCCAGTCAAATGACAAGTAAAAAAGATAGTAGAATGGAAACCAAAGGTGGAGTAAATAAGACACAAGATATCAGAATAGAAAACTTTGATGTTGCATACGGAGATAGAGTATTATTACAAGGTGCCGATTTAACTCTTGCATTTGGTAGACGCTATGGTTTAATTGGTAGAAATGGTCTGGGTAAGACCACATTGCTTAGAATGATATCCAG taAACAGCTTAGAATACCATCTCATGTACGAGTTTTACATGTAGAGCAAGAGGTAGCCGGTGATGATACATCGGCTCTCGAGTCTGTACTAGGATGTGATCAAGAAAGAAGTACTCTGTTAAGTCGAGAAACGGAATTACAAGCTGCAATAGAAAAAGATGGGGGTAAGACAAGTGATGCATTAGGAGAAGAATTAGCTCGAATATACGAAGCTATGCAGTTGGCAGAAGTTGATAAAGCACCAGCTAAAGCAAGTGCAATATTATCTGGACTTGGATTTTCTGTTGAAAGGCAGTCTTGGCCTACCAAAGCTTTTTCTGGTGGTTGGAGGATGAGACTTGCTCTTGCAAGAGCACTTTTTTCTAGACCAGATCTTTTGTTACTTGATGAACCGACGAACATGCTTGATATCAAAGCTATACTTTGGCttgagaaatatttacaatccTGGCCAACGACTCTACTTGTTGTTTCTCACGACAGAAACTTTTTGGAtact gtaCCTAcggatattttatatttacgagGTCAAAAAATAGAGGCATATCGTGGTAATTATGAACAATTTTCCAAAACTAAAGGCGAACGCGAACGAAATCAACAAAGAGAATATGAAGCTCAACAAGCTAAAAGAGCCCACGTGCAAGAATTCATTGatcgttttcgttataatGCCAACCGTGCCTCTAGTGtacaaagtaaaataaaaatgttggaGAAATT accAGAATTAAAACCCatggaaaaggaaggagaagtaACACTACGATTCCCCGATGTTGAACCATTAAGTCCGCCAATACTTCAGTTGAATGAAGTTTCATTTCGTTATGAGACTGGAAACGATAATTCATACGTCTTTACTGGTGTAAATTTAACGGCAAGCTTACAATCTCGTATTTGTATTGTGGGTGAAAATGGTGCGGGTAAAACcacgttattaaaaataataacaaatgctTTAAGTCCAACACGAGGCACAGTGCACGTGCATCGTAACTTGAAATTTGGATACTTTAGTCAACATCACGTCGATCAATTAGATATGCGTGTATGTCCTGTCGAATTATTGCAAAATCATTTTCCAG gtaaaCCAATCGAGGAGTACAGACGAATGCTTGGTAGTTTTGGGATAAGTGGTGATTTAGCATTGCAAACGATCAATTCGTTATCAGGAGGCCAAAAATCAAGGGTAGCTTTTGCTTTAATGTGTGCAGCAATGCCAAACTTCTTAGTACTCGACGAACCTACGAATCATTTGGATATAGAATCAATCGAGGCATTAGGAAAAGCACTCAATAGCTGTCAa gCAGGTGTTATTTTAGTGTCGCACGACGAACGATTAATACGTATGGTTTGTACAGAGTTATGGGTCTGTGGCGAAGGATCAGTTCGGTGCATTGAAGGAGGCTTCGATGAATATCGTAGGATTATTGAAAGAGAGCttgaagtataa
- the LOC124950564 gene encoding uncharacterized protein LOC124950564 codes for MPSCLIKEHTIYESFSKMNVIFLLVFLIIQLTTADYISTGFDKGKTSKMKNPFYGHSKPRFISFDSEEGNIDISWDVSIPFISIPLLYKNEENEHSPTLLNVNTKALTIAGLVTGISSLVAPLFSKPITSSSQSHYRTDEGMEWSTMGNTINEIIFSNNYIAPCMQHIVCSIVSAASRADNPTSTEKIIDGLSSHRWFKDATNGTLIQDAISIGRDDNRDCTRVYKNCLITPRLFKSFMNQFGIM; via the exons ATGCCATCGTGTTTGATAAAA gaACATACGATATACGAAAGTTTTTCAAAAATGAACGTGATCTTCTTACTTGTGTTtcttattatacaattaacaACAGCCGATTATATATCTACTGGATTCGATAAAGGAAAAACttccaaaatgaaaaatccatTTTATGGTCATTCGAAACCAcgatttatttcgttcgattcCGAAGAAGGAAATATCGAT aTCAGTTGGGACGTATCGAtaccttttatttctattccattattatataaaaatgaagagaacGAACATTCGCCAACGCTTCTCAATGTTAATACAAAAGCATTAACAATCGCTGGATTAGTGACAGgaatttcttctttagttGCACCACTATTTTCAAAACCAATTACGTCGTCATCGCAATCGCATTATC gaaCGGACGAGGGAATGGAATGGTCAACAATGGGTAAtacaattaatgaaataattttttcgaataattatatagcTCCTTGTATGCAACATATTGTTTGTTCGATCGTATCGGCCGCCAGTCGTGCAGATAATCCTACAAGTacagaaaaaattatcgatggTTTATCCAG TCATAGATGGTTCAAAGATGCGACAAATGGGACACTCATACAAGATGCGATTTCGATAGGTCGTGATGATAATCGTGATTGTACAagagtttataaaaattgtttgataACGCCGAGACTTTTCAAAAGTTTCATGAATCAATTCGGAATAATGTGA
- the LOC124950559 gene encoding ATP-binding cassette sub-family F member 3 isoform X2: MREICVKLLEMLKGNTEEGQVERRKNGVNKVLNAPVHLGAMAATLEAQVEQIKSIWVTTRDDAMKVDAKKLEKAEAKLQQKQEKRVINELGIAGRTNNINQATESASASQMTSKKDSRMETKGGVNKTQDIRIENFDVAYGDRVLLQGADLTLAFGRRYGLIGRNGLGKTTLLRMISSKQLRIPSHVRVLHVEQEVAGDDTSALESVLGCDQERSTLLSRETELQAAIEKDGGKTSDALGEELARIYEAMQLAEVDKAPAKASAILSGLGFSVERQSWPTKAFSGGWRMRLALARALFSRPDLLLLDEPTNMLDIKAILWLEKYLQSWPTTLLVVSHDRNFLDTVPTDILYLRGQKIEAYRGNYEQFSKTKGERERNQQREYEAQQAKRAHVQEFIDRFRYNANRASSVQSKIKMLEKLPELKPMEKEGEVTLRFPDVEPLSPPILQLNEVSFRYETGNDNSYVFTGVNLTASLQSRICIVGENGAGKTTLLKIITNALSPTRGTVHVHRNLKFGYFSQHHVDQLDMRVCPVELLQNHFPGKPIEEYRRMLGSFGISGDLALQTINSLSGGQKSRVAFALMCAAMPNFLVLDEPTNHLDIESIEALGKALNSCQAGVILVSHDERLIRMVCTELWVCGEGSVRCIEGGFDEYRRIIERELEV; this comes from the exons ATGCG aGAAATATGTGTGAAATTACTAGAAATGTTAAAAGGTAATACCGAAGAAGGACAAgttgaaaggagaaaaaatggTGTAAATAAAGTATTAAATGCTCCTGTTCATCTAGGAGCAATGGCTGCTACTTTGGAAGCACAAGTAGAacaaattaaaagtatatgGGTGACAACAAGGGACGATGCTatg AAAGTGGATgctaaaaaattagaaaaagcaGAGGCTAAGTTACAacagaaacaagaaaaaagagttaTAAATGAATTGGGTATAGCAGGCCGTACAAACAACATAAACCAAGCTACAGAATCTGCAAGTGCCAGTCAAATGACAAGTAAAAAAGATAGTAGAATGGAAACCAAAGGTGGAGTAAATAAGACACAAGATATCAGAATAGAAAACTTTGATGTTGCATACGGAGATAGAGTATTATTACAAGGTGCCGATTTAACTCTTGCATTTGGTAGACGCTATGGTTTAATTGGTAGAAATGGTCTGGGTAAGACCACATTGCTTAGAATGATATCCAG taAACAGCTTAGAATACCATCTCATGTACGAGTTTTACATGTAGAGCAAGAGGTAGCCGGTGATGATACATCGGCTCTCGAGTCTGTACTAGGATGTGATCAAGAAAGAAGTACTCTGTTAAGTCGAGAAACGGAATTACAAGCTGCAATAGAAAAAGATGGGGGTAAGACAAGTGATGCATTAGGAGAAGAATTAGCTCGAATATACGAAGCTATGCAGTTGGCAGAAGTTGATAAAGCACCAGCTAAAGCAAGTGCAATATTATCTGGACTTGGATTTTCTGTTGAAAGGCAGTCTTGGCCTACCAAAGCTTTTTCTGGTGGTTGGAGGATGAGACTTGCTCTTGCAAGAGCACTTTTTTCTAGACCAGATCTTTTGTTACTTGATGAACCGACGAACATGCTTGATATCAAAGCTATACTTTGGCttgagaaatatttacaatccTGGCCAACGACTCTACTTGTTGTTTCTCACGACAGAAACTTTTTGGAtact gtaCCTAcggatattttatatttacgagGTCAAAAAATAGAGGCATATCGTGGTAATTATGAACAATTTTCCAAAACTAAAGGCGAACGCGAACGAAATCAACAAAGAGAATATGAAGCTCAACAAGCTAAAAGAGCCCACGTGCAAGAATTCATTGatcgttttcgttataatGCCAACCGTGCCTCTAGTGtacaaagtaaaataaaaatgttggaGAAATT accAGAATTAAAACCCatggaaaaggaaggagaagtaACACTACGATTCCCCGATGTTGAACCATTAAGTCCGCCAATACTTCAGTTGAATGAAGTTTCATTTCGTTATGAGACTGGAAACGATAATTCATACGTCTTTACTGGTGTAAATTTAACGGCAAGCTTACAATCTCGTATTTGTATTGTGGGTGAAAATGGTGCGGGTAAAACcacgttattaaaaataataacaaatgctTTAAGTCCAACACGAGGCACAGTGCACGTGCATCGTAACTTGAAATTTGGATACTTTAGTCAACATCACGTCGATCAATTAGATATGCGTGTATGTCCTGTCGAATTATTGCAAAATCATTTTCCAG gtaaaCCAATCGAGGAGTACAGACGAATGCTTGGTAGTTTTGGGATAAGTGGTGATTTAGCATTGCAAACGATCAATTCGTTATCAGGAGGCCAAAAATCAAGGGTAGCTTTTGCTTTAATGTGTGCAGCAATGCCAAACTTCTTAGTACTCGACGAACCTACGAATCATTTGGATATAGAATCAATCGAGGCATTAGGAAAAGCACTCAATAGCTGTCAa gCAGGTGTTATTTTAGTGTCGCACGACGAACGATTAATACGTATGGTTTGTACAGAGTTATGGGTCTGTGGCGAAGGATCAGTTCGGTGCATTGAAGGAGGCTTCGATGAATATCGTAGGATTATTGAAAGAGAGCttgaagtataa
- the LOC124950561 gene encoding WAS/WASL-interacting protein family member 1-like: MPAPPPLPPAFTAPPPVSGEQDRSLLLQSIREGKALRKTVTVDKSAPAISGKVKGDSTSITSGSSGNNGPNTFSSSIANNNNSGPIGLGGLFSSGMPKLKPTGLRGNTIEKDSHTTINNSNFSNSSGSLNQNVKRGPPPIPPPATQKPQVFPQVSSGADSANSNTDGHKGFGKPTLAPKPPPPSTAPQKPSPPPKKLSLTSSGSVSRAQSMRLPRSPPVLAPTPPSLHQSQDCLNEPQSRPTNRVLRPPIARPPSPPISRATSSMMITRAAPPPPSRVTVTAPCIPPPPPPLPHRPPTHQRLAAPPPPPPTPPTRGSSMRNGQTTNSNLDLEIRFAEMFHSVSSFPPPEPFRGFTKIYSSRNAAKQQAPAPPQQTSNPNTILPLSVSSSNSGNTMQSTWHVKNF, translated from the exons atgccGGCACCACCGCCACTACCTCCTGCTTTTACCGCGCCTCCTCCTGTGTCAGGCGAACAAGATAGGAGTTTGTTATTACAATCAATTAGAGAAGGAAAAGCTCTAAGGAAGACAGTTACGGTAGATAAAAGCGCACCTGCTATAAGTG GTAAAGTCAAAGGTGATTCAACTTCTATAACTTCCGGCAGTAGTGGTAACAATGGCCCTAATACATTCAGTAGTAGTATtgctaataataacaatagtggACCAATAGGCCTAGGTGGATTATTTTCAAGTGGTATGCCAAAGTTAAAGCCAACGGGTCTTAGAGGAAACACAATTGAAAAAGATTCGCATACTACtattaataacagtaatttCTCTAATTCATCTGGTAGTTTGAATCAAAATGTTAAACGAGGGCCTCCTCCAATTCCACCTCCAGCTACACAAAAACCTCAAGTATTTCCTCAa gTATCAAGTGGAGCAGATTCAGCAAATTCTAATACAGATGGACATAAAGGCTTTGGCAAACCAACACTCGCGCCtaaaccaccaccaccatccaCAGCTCCTCAGAAACCATCGCCACCTCCTAAGAAATTAAGTTTAACAAGTTCTGGGAGTGTCTCAAGAGCACAAAGCATGAGGTTACCCAGGTCTCCACCAGTTCTTGCCCCAACACCACCATCCCTTCATCAATCGCAGGATTGCTTAAATGAACCTCAATCAAGACCCACGAATCGTGTTCTTAGACCTCCTATCGCTAGACCGCCATCTCCTCCAATATCTAGAGCGACATCTTCAATGATGATAACAAGagcagcaccaccaccaccttccAGAGTTACGGTTACAGCCCCCTGCATTCCTCCGccacctccacctcttccGCATCGTCCTCCAACTCACCAAAGATTGGCtgcacctccacctccaccaccaacACCTCCTACGAGAGGCTCGTCGATGAGAAATGGACAAACTACAAATTCTAATCTTGATTTGGAGATAAGATTTGCAGAAATGTTTCATTCTGTTTCGAGTTTTCCACCACCAGAACCTTTTAGAGGATTTACAAAGATCTACAGCAGTAGAaatg cTGCAAAGCAACAGGCTCCAGCACCGCCTCAACAAACATCTAATCCAAATACAATACTTCCCTTAAGTGTTTCGTCTAGTAACAGTGGTAATACAATGCAATCAACGTGGCATGTTAAAAACTTTTAG
- the LOC124950559 gene encoding ATP-binding cassette sub-family F member 3 isoform X1, translating into MATCGEYIRSQFPTIDDDLYQYVEGILDSSKDDFEDGDEIYEAIGEVLHEVADKSENEVREICVKLLEMLKGNTEEGQVERRKNGVNKVLNAPVHLGAMAATLEAQVEQIKSIWVTTRDDAMKVDAKKLEKAEAKLQQKQEKRVINELGIAGRTNNINQATESASASQMTSKKDSRMETKGGVNKTQDIRIENFDVAYGDRVLLQGADLTLAFGRRYGLIGRNGLGKTTLLRMISSKQLRIPSHVRVLHVEQEVAGDDTSALESVLGCDQERSTLLSRETELQAAIEKDGGKTSDALGEELARIYEAMQLAEVDKAPAKASAILSGLGFSVERQSWPTKAFSGGWRMRLALARALFSRPDLLLLDEPTNMLDIKAILWLEKYLQSWPTTLLVVSHDRNFLDTVPTDILYLRGQKIEAYRGNYEQFSKTKGERERNQQREYEAQQAKRAHVQEFIDRFRYNANRASSVQSKIKMLEKLPELKPMEKEGEVTLRFPDVEPLSPPILQLNEVSFRYETGNDNSYVFTGVNLTASLQSRICIVGENGAGKTTLLKIITNALSPTRGTVHVHRNLKFGYFSQHHVDQLDMRVCPVELLQNHFPGKPIEEYRRMLGSFGISGDLALQTINSLSGGQKSRVAFALMCAAMPNFLVLDEPTNHLDIESIEALGKALNSCQAGVILVSHDERLIRMVCTELWVCGEGSVRCIEGGFDEYRRIIERELEV; encoded by the exons ATGGCAACGTGTGGTGAATATATTCGTAGTCAATTTCCAACGATAGACGATGATTTATACCAATATGTAGAAG GTATTTTAGATAGTTCCAAAGATGATTTTGAAGATGGCGATGAGATTTACGAGGCTATCGGGGAAGTTTTACATGAAGTAGCTGATAAATCAGAAAACGAGGTTAG aGAAATATGTGTGAAATTACTAGAAATGTTAAAAGGTAATACCGAAGAAGGACAAgttgaaaggagaaaaaatggTGTAAATAAAGTATTAAATGCTCCTGTTCATCTAGGAGCAATGGCTGCTACTTTGGAAGCACAAGTAGAacaaattaaaagtatatgGGTGACAACAAGGGACGATGCTatg AAAGTGGATgctaaaaaattagaaaaagcaGAGGCTAAGTTACAacagaaacaagaaaaaagagttaTAAATGAATTGGGTATAGCAGGCCGTACAAACAACATAAACCAAGCTACAGAATCTGCAAGTGCCAGTCAAATGACAAGTAAAAAAGATAGTAGAATGGAAACCAAAGGTGGAGTAAATAAGACACAAGATATCAGAATAGAAAACTTTGATGTTGCATACGGAGATAGAGTATTATTACAAGGTGCCGATTTAACTCTTGCATTTGGTAGACGCTATGGTTTAATTGGTAGAAATGGTCTGGGTAAGACCACATTGCTTAGAATGATATCCAG taAACAGCTTAGAATACCATCTCATGTACGAGTTTTACATGTAGAGCAAGAGGTAGCCGGTGATGATACATCGGCTCTCGAGTCTGTACTAGGATGTGATCAAGAAAGAAGTACTCTGTTAAGTCGAGAAACGGAATTACAAGCTGCAATAGAAAAAGATGGGGGTAAGACAAGTGATGCATTAGGAGAAGAATTAGCTCGAATATACGAAGCTATGCAGTTGGCAGAAGTTGATAAAGCACCAGCTAAAGCAAGTGCAATATTATCTGGACTTGGATTTTCTGTTGAAAGGCAGTCTTGGCCTACCAAAGCTTTTTCTGGTGGTTGGAGGATGAGACTTGCTCTTGCAAGAGCACTTTTTTCTAGACCAGATCTTTTGTTACTTGATGAACCGACGAACATGCTTGATATCAAAGCTATACTTTGGCttgagaaatatttacaatccTGGCCAACGACTCTACTTGTTGTTTCTCACGACAGAAACTTTTTGGAtact gtaCCTAcggatattttatatttacgagGTCAAAAAATAGAGGCATATCGTGGTAATTATGAACAATTTTCCAAAACTAAAGGCGAACGCGAACGAAATCAACAAAGAGAATATGAAGCTCAACAAGCTAAAAGAGCCCACGTGCAAGAATTCATTGatcgttttcgttataatGCCAACCGTGCCTCTAGTGtacaaagtaaaataaaaatgttggaGAAATT accAGAATTAAAACCCatggaaaaggaaggagaagtaACACTACGATTCCCCGATGTTGAACCATTAAGTCCGCCAATACTTCAGTTGAATGAAGTTTCATTTCGTTATGAGACTGGAAACGATAATTCATACGTCTTTACTGGTGTAAATTTAACGGCAAGCTTACAATCTCGTATTTGTATTGTGGGTGAAAATGGTGCGGGTAAAACcacgttattaaaaataataacaaatgctTTAAGTCCAACACGAGGCACAGTGCACGTGCATCGTAACTTGAAATTTGGATACTTTAGTCAACATCACGTCGATCAATTAGATATGCGTGTATGTCCTGTCGAATTATTGCAAAATCATTTTCCAG gtaaaCCAATCGAGGAGTACAGACGAATGCTTGGTAGTTTTGGGATAAGTGGTGATTTAGCATTGCAAACGATCAATTCGTTATCAGGAGGCCAAAAATCAAGGGTAGCTTTTGCTTTAATGTGTGCAGCAATGCCAAACTTCTTAGTACTCGACGAACCTACGAATCATTTGGATATAGAATCAATCGAGGCATTAGGAAAAGCACTCAATAGCTGTCAa gCAGGTGTTATTTTAGTGTCGCACGACGAACGATTAATACGTATGGTTTGTACAGAGTTATGGGTCTGTGGCGAAGGATCAGTTCGGTGCATTGAAGGAGGCTTCGATGAATATCGTAGGATTATTGAAAGAGAGCttgaagtataa